TGTTGACTCTTGTTTTATTCACTTCATTTCCAAAGGAAATTCCCAACCAGTTGAGAGCCAAGTTTATACTCcacaggatatacaaactgcatTTATTTCCTTAACAGATAaacactattttacatttgtccaaGACCCTTAGCTTTGCATTTTCTGCCCTGCTGACAGATTTGATGTCACATTGTCATCATGCAGCAGGGTGCTATTCAGCACAAGGGGGAGATAGGTTAACCCTATTGACACCCTGCTGTGATGGGAGGAGCATTCCCTAGGTTCAGCTCTGCTTGCAAATTTCTGCCTGAGCTCGGATAAGTCATTTCTCTGGCAGTCTCTAGTTTCATCTATACAACGAGGGGTATCCAAAATTCCTTCCAGCTCGAAGTTCCCTACTATACAATATACAATTAGTCAAAATATACACAGAAACTCcttactcttggtgggaatgtaaattgatagagccactatggagaacagtatggatgttccttaaaaaattgaaaatagagctaccatatgatccagcaatcccactcctgggcatatatctggagaaaaccataatttgaaagtatacatgcaccccaatgttcattgcagcactatttacaatagccaggacatgcaagcaacctaaatgtccattgatggaggaatagataaagaagatgtggtactgtatacaatggaatattactcagccataaaaaataacaaaataatggcatttgcagtgacatggatggacctagagattgtcttactgagtgaagtaagtcagacagagaaagacaaatatcatatgacattgcttACATGTAAAATCtaaagaaatggtacaaatgaacctatttacatatcagaagttgagtcacagatgtagaaaacaagccagggggGGGaatgagggggagggataaattgggagactgggattgacatatacacccaactgtatataaaatagatgactaataagaacctactgaatagcacagggaaacgCTAGtctatactctgtaatgacctacatgggaacagaaatctaaaaaagagtggatagggacttccctggcggtccactggttaagattttgccttccaatgcagggggtgagggttcaatccctggtcagggagctaagatcccacatgccttgtggccaaaaaaccaaaacataaaacagaagcaatattgtaacaagttcaaaaaagactttaaaaatggtccacatcaaaacaatcttttaaaaaaatataaattaaaaaagtttttaagagtGGATatcattttattggagtagaatcaGTTTTGCTACCTTTTAAAGAGTCATTTAAGAAAGATTTGtgaaccctaaaaaaaaaaaaaagtggatatatgtctatgtgtaactgactcactttgccatacagcagaaacgaacacaacactgtaaatcaactatgtgccgataaaaaaaattaaatgaaaaaaatatgtacacagAAAGCCAAAACATGGCGTTGGCTTATTTTCAGTAATTTTGCATTCAAAATCCACTGGAATTAGCCACATTTGGAACACAAAACAGCATTATTACAAGTGGTTTAGAGCCTGGCTTTGGGTTAAGCCTCAACTCTACCCTACTCCCTGTGTCCTGGCAGTACATCGATAAAGGTtggttattcattcaacaagtgtttagtgaacacctactatgtgggAGCTCTGTGATAGTGCCTAGAGGTGTCACAGAAAGCAAAAGCAGATACAGTCCTGCCCTGACGCAGCTCCTCTCACTCCCAAGAATTTGAGTCAAGAACTATAAAGCATTAAGCAGAAAGCACTCAATGAATGGCAGCTGTTAATATTATAACATTCTGTTGAAGACAAAACCACCTCAGGAGTTTTGTTGCCCGCATCTGCTAGTAACCGGTGGAGCCAGTTCTGTAACTGCACTTCGTGCACGTAGTCTCTTCAATCCACTTTTGCAAAGTCCTCAGTAATGATATGCATTAGCAGTTAGGGTccccaggcagagaaagaggatTCTCTTCCTCTGTAAAGTCTTCCCCGAGGAGCCAACCAAGGCAGTTAACCGGAGGGCTGCCAAGAGCCTCTGTCAGAGAGCGTGTGCATCGTACTGACCTGCTTCAGCTCATTGGTGAAGTACACGTAAGTCACAGCCACACAGAGGGCCTGCAGGAGCACTGTGAAGATCAGGATCAGTGCGCAggtctgcccagggctggggcccaCTGGAGCCTGCATCAGAGCCATGGTCCTGTCAGCGTCTGACTGCCACAGAGTGAACGAGGCAGCAGCTTATGGTTGGCGTGAGAGGAGGAGTGGGTGGGGCGTGGAGTCTGAGTTTTGCTTACTGGAAAGAAGAATCAAAATGAAACTGAAAGttaagacaaacagaaaacaaaacatatgagGATTACAAACTGCAAGCCTAGGAATCCCCAAACCACTAGAAGCTAGCAGGAGGCAAGGAAGGTCCAGCTACAGGCTTCAGGGGGTGCATGGCCCTGCTGACTCCTCGGTTTTTGACTTCTaccctccagaactgcaagacaAGGCATTTCTATTTGTGCTGCTTCATTCTGGCAGCCGTAGGAAATGAGTACAGCTTCTATTTGATTAGAAAGGTGAAAAAAATCTAAGTGTTGCAATCACAATAACTACAATCCATTAATCAAAATAAGATTTGGGGGACCtgcctagtggcgcagtggttaagaatccagctgccaatgcaggggacacgggttcgatccctgatccgggaagatcccacatggcgtggagcaactaagcctgtgcaccacaactactgaacctgtgctctggagcccgcaagccacaactactgaagcccccgtgcctagagcctgtgctccgcaacaagagaagccaccgcaatgagaagcctgcgcaccacaacgaagagcggcccccgctcagcgcaactggagaaagcctgcgcacagcaaccaagacccaacacagccaaaaataaataaataaataagtaaataaatttatttttttttaaaaaaaaggccgAGATctccatttacaaaaataaaattgctttgaaATGGTCACTGTCAACAAGGTCATCAGCTCATCAGAAGTGAGTCCATGTTTCTATGAAGTATCCCATTCATTCACTATCTAGGCTAGAGGGCTATCTAGGTCACCAGGCTTTATAAGTATGTGTCTTTCCATCATTTTCTAATTGCACAGTCTTTATGTTCTTAGTTTATGGCTTATTTATTCTGACTAGGTAGTaattgggctgcaccccacaggtcTGTAAGCCTTGTAGATGCCCAGCCTCCAAACTGAAGAAAGAGGATGGATACAGCAACAGGGACATCAGCGGTTTATTGGACAGGGGATCCTACATATCTGAAGCAAAAGGTCCTGGAGTGACATCCCACCATGTGCAGCAGACAGCTGGCAGGACATGACAGCAGACTTTGCTGTTCAGAGGAGAAGGAGGCTATCATTTCTGGGGGaggggaattgatgtcaggtgggcTCATCAGTTGCCAGGGAAACCAGGGGCTGGAGCAGAGTCAAGCATGCAGGCAGTTACTGATGAAGCCCAGTAATTGAGAGGATTGGAGAGTCCTGTGAGTGAGGCAGGGCCTGGTCGAGCAGGGGATGGAcggagagcaagagaacagccatctcaAATGGCCTGACCATGCCCTCCACCCCTACAGACCCTGCAGCACCCTTACAGCCTTGGTCCACCTCTCTTCCATGATACCCTTGGGGTCAGGTACAGAGAGGGCACTGCAACCAAATACCACAAATGCGATACAGGCAATAGCAGCTAAGGAGTCTCAAGAGTCCAAGAAGTGGGCAAACTTTGGAGCCGGCTGCTTATAAGGTCCGTTTTTCACGAAAGTCCAGAGGAGAATGACAATGGCATCTCGCTGTCGACCCAGCACTCAGACTCGTTTTGCAGTGAGGCCACCACTGTGCCCAGTTCGTGAACAGCTTCCCTCCACTCAGATTAGGGACAAAATGTAAGATGTTCATAACAGGCACAGTGCAGGGAAGATCATGACCattaaacaaaatacaagcagtagcagcatcctgagatagtaccacccctgcctctggctcCTGTCCTGGGGGGCGGTACCATCCCGCCTCTGCACCCTCATTCCCTACAGCCAGTGCCGAATCCTGGAGAGGCCCACGGGGTTAATATGGTGGTGCCTTCCTTCAGTCAGGGCCTGGATTCATTACCTCAGTGGTCTTAGGTGGGGCCGGGCAGGAGGCAGGTGAGATCTGTAAATCCCTTTCTAATCCTATTCCTCACGAGGCAGCAAACCCAAACCCCCGGGGACTTACTTACCTGCCAGTCTCAGGGCCAGTTTTATAATGTGTCCCCTGGGGGTAGATGCCGTGGCCGGGGCGAAAGCGACTTATCGTCCTGACCGATAGTTGGCGACATCCCTCGGTGGTCAACAGCTGAGCTCGGATGACGTGGGCTAGTGGCCTCTGGGCTCACGTGGCATGAGCACTGGGCCCATTGCTCCTGGGGTGTGTCCACACGTTGAGAGCGGCTTTCCCGCCTCACCTGTTGCTGACGCAGCCCCCTCATCCTCTGCATTAGCCCGGCAGCAGTGGGGCTGTAAGGCACGTGGAAATGCCAGCACGTTTCATTTGCATGGGCCCTTTCCTATACTTCACGGCCAGTAACATGGCTTCCTTGGTCACTATCGACATCCGTGGGTCCCGTAGGTCACACACACAGCCGTTCTAGACCCCGAAGAGTGGTGTTTCGCATTGCTCCCTGACTCGGGTACGCCTTTTGGTATCGTCCTCTGCCTGTTGTGTGGCATTGTAGACACAGGCGGCTGCTGTTCCATCACACTGTATCAGGGCTCTGCCTCCTTCCTCAGGTGGGACCAGAAGCCAAGGGCACCCTTATGATTACGCCGTTGCCACAGGCCCAACCAGACCCTCCGGGTAACTGGCCACTCCAGTTCCCAATCCTGTCCCTCAGTCAACATCCCTAAAGCCTGTGCCTGTTCTCAAGTTATCTTGAGAAAGTCAATACATGTTTAATTTGTCCCAATTACCTTCACGAGGAGTTAAGATGTGGTAACCTGCGTTCTTCTCTTGCGGAGGGCTTGGTCTGCATTTCAATCAGTGTTTCAATTAAACACGCGTTTAAAAataaagtcgggcttccctggtggcgcagtggttgagagtctgcctgccgatgcaggggacgcggattcgtgccccggtccgggaggatcccgcgtgccgcggagcggctgggcccgtgagccatggccactgagcctgcgcgtccggagcctgtgctccgcagcgggagaggccacaacagtgagaggtccgcgtaccgcaaaaaaaaaaaaaattaaagtgtcaTTGACAAATTGTTCACTGGGAAGGGGACCctctacagaaaaataaagaaaaggggaCTGAAACAACATGCTGGGTTGGCCAGAGGAGCACTAGTGAAATTCCTGGAGGTTCTCTCCAGTCTACAGCAATGTCAGGGACCAAGGAGGTGAACACACCTCAAAAAATTCTTCAATATCGAAAGGGCTATGTGAGGCTTATGTCAAAGAGCCCCTTCCCCAACGCTCAGGGCCTTTTGGGTCCTGCAGATGGGCCTTTGCCCAGTGGCGGTGCGAATTCCTAGGCTCTCACGTCGCGTCTCACCCCAGCAGCCTGTTGCGGGGAACATACCACAGCTCTGACCACTGTCTGAGGCCACACTGGTTCGGAGATGCCCGCTGCATCGGAAAATCATCTTCTGTCATCTCTGCAAGGGTCACACCCTGGCCCCCACACAGCAGCTCAGCAGCGTGCCCCGGTTCACTGGCTGGGAGGCCATCTGGTGTGGGGATTAAGCAAACAACCTCAGGGCCTCCCACTGCTTGGGATCAGATCTTCGCCCTGCTGCTTCCTGATGTGTCACTCTGGCTGATGACACATCAGGGCTCTATTCTGACTTTAGCATCTGGGAAGTGAGAATGATAATAACACCTATTTCACAGGTCGTTGGGAGTATGACTGGCTTCCTGGGTGCAATTAATAGATGCATGCTGTAACCTTTCTAGTCATAGGCAGTGGGCAAGCAGGTGGAGCCACTGGCTGCTCATCCACTTAAAAATTAAATCCTAGTTAGTCCTAAGTAAGATTTTATTGCCAGGGATAGATATGGAATTCCAGAATATGTCACCCAGAAAGACTAGGAAAATGCACCTGAGTGGTTTAGACAAACTACACTCATACCCAAGGATTAATGAGATAAGAAATGTAAAGCATTCAGCATGTCCCTGACCTGTAGAAACCCCCCAGAATGGCAGCAATTACTAAGGTCAGGAAAAAATAACAGGAAgtgggtgaaattaattttaattatatatgtatattagctttatcttctttgtttattTAGGTTATCATTTACATACATAAAAACTTATCAATTCTAAATGAACAGTTTGATTGATTTTGGTAATTGTATACAATGTGGAACCATCACCATCATGATATAGAATGGTTACTGTGCCTTAAAAGTTTTCCATTGCCTTTGCctgagttctttttttgttttggatgtTTAGGACTATTTATTCTCtccttaaatgtttatttagcacCTGTTACGTGGCAGGCAGGGTTCGGGGTGCTACGGGAGACATCACTGAACAAACCagacaaaaatccttgccctcCTAGAGCTTACCTTCTAGGGAGAGGGGGCAGgcaataaacaaaatacaatgtCATCAACACCCCCATCCCCATTCGATAGGTGAAGATTCTGGCttacagggaggggaagagacttagccaaggtcacacagataattAAAGTTCAGTAATTTAAACGGGGGACAGCTGGGGGCCGTAGTGGACTGGGCATGCATGTGTCAACTAAGAAAGGATCACTCCCTCTCAGCCCTGGACATTTATTGCCAGAACTCTGCAGAGGAAACCAAAGCACACCTAGATTCAGCTTGTGGGCCATCATCTGGGTACCCCTGGAAGAATGATGAGGGTTACAAAACACCACTGTACCTTTAATGCATTTAGACACACTTGAATATCAtacttacagatttttaaaaaggaattcttCTCTCCCCACCAGCCCGCATTTTTGGTTCCAAGGAAAAAATTTGATtgctatgtttttctttctttttatgtacCTTGGAAGATCCAGGCCGTGAATGGcccttttcctgagttctgtttgGAGACACTTGATTGCCTTTCATGGCCTTTCGAACATTGACTCTCTGGGTGATTTTAGGAAAGTCACATTACTTCTCTGGATGCGTTTCTGCTCTTGTAGATGAAGAATACTGGAAGAGATTTGTTTCTAGGGGCTCTTCCAATACTTCAGAAAATGAGGCGGTGTGGTGTGGGCAGGAATATCAGCCTTGAGTCCCCATTCTTGATGTAGCACATGAACGTGGCAGACCCTAGTGGGTAAGAGCCTGTAGTCACATCGGACAGACTTAGGTTTCCAGCTCCTTTCTTGGAAATGTGTAACATTTTCtatgcatcagtttcctcatcagcaatatcaggcttattttttttaattgagatataattgacatataacatgttatttgttttaggtatttaacatgatgattcaatatttgtacatCATGCGAGATGATCActgcaataagtctagttaacatccatacTACACATAGTaatagaacttttaagatctactctcttagcaactttcaaatatacaatacagcattgttacctataatcaccatgctgtacatcgtCTACCTAGGACTATTTACCTTATAACTAGAAGGTTGTTTCTTTTGACCACTTTCAACTGTTTCACACCCTCCTCCCCTACTTccagcttctggcaaccaccagtctgttctctgtatctgtgagtttgggttttttaaaaaatattcacatataagtgagatcatagagtatttgtctttatctggctgactcatttcacttagcataatgcccttgcagtccatccattttgttgcaaatggcagaatttcctttctccttatggttgaataatattccattgtgtatatacaccacattttctttatccattcatctgctgatggatacttatgtgtttccatgtcttggctattgtaaataatgctgcactaaacatgagggtgcagatatcttttcaagacaGTCATTTTGTTCCTTTGGATAAGTACCCAgatgtagaattgctggatcatgtggtagttctattttaaatttgttgaggaaactccatacttttttccatagtagctgcaccaatttacaggcCTATTAGCAGTGCACAGGGATTCCCTTATCTTCACACTCTCACTAacaagttttctcttttctttttgataatagtcattctaacaggtgtaaggtgatatctcattgtggttttgatttgcattaccctgatgattagtgatgttgatcatcttttcatgtacctgttggacacttggtatgtctcctttggaaaaatgtctaattatttcttttgcttattttttaattgcactacttttttctttaattgagttgtatgagtataaattttgggtattaaccccttattagatatataatttgcaaatattttctcccgtcccataggttgccttttcatttttttttattgaagtatagtcggtttacaatgctgtgccaatctctgctctacagcaaagtgactcagtcgtacacacatacatattctttttttaatatccttttccattaggtttatcccaggagactggatatagttccctgtgctccacagtaggaccttgttgtttacccattctaaatgtcatagtttgcatctaccaccCCCAAACCCCCAGACCATCCCTCTCGCTTCCCCACTCCCCCTTGCAACCACAAgtttgatctctatgtctgtgtgtctgtttctgttttatagataggttCTGTAGGTaggtgccatattttagattccacatataagtcaaatcatctggtatttgtctttctctttctgacttacttcacttagtgtgataatctctagttgcatccatgttgctgcaaatggcattattttgttcttttttatggctgagtagtattccattgcatatatgtacctcatcttctttatccatttatttgtttttgtttttgggttttttttggtggtacgcaggcctctcacttgcagagcacaggctccggacgcacaggctcagcggccatggctcacgggcccagccgctccgcggcatgtgggatcttcccggactggggcacaaacccgtgtcccctgcatcagcacgcagactctcaaccactgggccaccagggaagcccctatccattcatttgttgatggacatttaggttgtttccatgttttggctattgtgaatagtgctgctatgaacataggggtgcacgtatctttttgaattatggttttgtccggatatatgctcaggagtgggattgctggatcatatggtaattctatttttagttttctgaggaacctccatactgttttccatagtggctgcaccaacttacttgcccaccaacagtgtaggagggttcccttttctccacaccctctccagaatttgttatttgtagactttttaatgatggccattctgactggtgtaacgtggtacctcattatagttttgatttgcatttctctaataattagtgatgttaagcatcttttcatgtgcctactggccatctgtatgtcttctttggagaaatgtctattaaggtcttctgcccattttttgattgggttgtttgttttttgttgttgagttgtatgaggtatttgtgtattttggagattaagcccttaagtcggtcacatcatttacaaatattttctccataggttgttgccttttcattttttgatggcttcctttgctgtggacGAGGTGTGCATGTATGTTAGCTACTCCTCTAGAAGCCTCGTCATACTAATATACTGAAAGCAAGGCTCAGGCCAATTTCTCCCACACATGAAGATATTactaaacaaacatttattaacaaACAAATAACCATATTACCTGTTCTGCAGCTTGATGAAGCCCTGTTCCTTGTTCCTCTTGAGAAAAGTGCCCTCAGCCTTATCTGTCCATTGAAATCACCTGAGGAGATTTAAAGACTGCTGATCTCTGGGTtccaccccagagtttctgatgtaATTGCTTTGGGTGTGGGATGTTTTTATCTCCTCAGATGATTCCAATGTACAACAAAAGTTGAGAACAACTGACCTCTAaaagttttagattcacagactGTCACCCTACATGAAAGGTTTATTGAAAGCAGCAGCGATTATATTTTATTGGCTGGATTCTGTTATCTTTTTGGTTGGCACCAGGCAATCACAGCTAGACATAGAACATAGAGTTAGGAATTTAGCCTAGGATGTTGTCCTTAAGGATTTAGTCTAGAACATGGGTTGGCAAACTACTGCCTGCTGGTCAAGTCTGACCCAGCGCTTCTTTTTGTATGACCCACACGTTTagaatgattttactttttttggttgttaactcttccattttttaatggttgaaaagaaatcaaaagacgaATATCCTTTTGTGACACATGACAATTATAAAAACCCAAGTAGCTTTGCTCATTTGTTTGTGTATTGCTTAAGACTGTTTTGCGTTATGGGAATAAGCATCGCGCAGAAACCTTGGGACGGAATCGTTGGGCTGAGACGGTACATGGTGCTTTCATCATTTCTCCCTGCTGCTCGGCGCACTACACAGCTCTGTGGTGCAGTTATAACTCGATTTGCTTGTTGCcccacaaagcctaaaagatTTATTATCCAGAACTTTACAGAAAGAGTGCTAACCCCTGGCCTAGATGCTTCATTAGATTCTTATACTTTCTTGGTGGGAGTAAGGTGAATGCTTCTAAAATATGTTACCCCATTTACATACTTTAAATATCACTCATTCCAACAAAGAGACACCATTTCTAACATTCACTATTAAAAAGTCACTACTTTTCCCGATGAAGAACAACCTCTGGCCTCCATTCTGTGGAGAGCAGAGCCTATGTTGTGCATGTGGCATGGAGAAGAGAAAGTTGGTAGCTCCATGTCTGGTGGGCAAGCTCTCTAATGAGGATGCCAGAGGCCACCAGTGGCTGTCAATTCATAGTTAGGGTAACAGGACCTAGGAGATAATTTGACTAGTACACACTCTGTCTGCGAttttcaatcctggttgcatagTGGAATCATCTAGAAGGTTTTAAAAACATCAGTGCCTAGGTCCCACCCCACATCCTTTGAATCAGAAGTTCCAGAGATAGGacccaggtatttttttttaaagtcccccCAGGTGACTTATGTGTAAGGGTTGAGACCCACTATTCTGTGATGAAGCCCTCTGAAGTAAATTATTGACATCATAACAGGTAGATAAGCTAATATTAGacatgaaaataaagtaaaatggagTAGATGGTATAATCAATGCTAATcgttaaacattttattaaaatttcagagCCAAGTGGTCCCTACTCGCTCTAAGAATGTATACATTTACAAATAGAACAAGAACAAGATTTGCAAAAACACAAGATTTGAAGGACACACACAGTCCTGACTAAACCTTACCCTTTATCAAGCCCTGATTAATTTAATCTAACTCTGGGAATTTTCCACGGCAAACTTGTTCCCCCAAATTACCTGAGCTCTTTGACCTTAGAACAGGGGTCGGTAAAAGTCTGTAAAGGACtggatggtaaatattttaaacttcctGATCTCTGTTGCAATGACAAGTCCACCATGACAGCACAAAAGCAACCAcagatgaaacaacaacaaacaaatgtGGCTGTGTAccaataaaactgtatttccCTAAACAGGAAGTGGGCCAGGCTTGTGCTGAGAGCCTAGTTGGCTGACCTCTAATCTAGAGCCGTAACTCCCAGCAGGATCCGTGTCACCTAggagcttgctagaaatgcacACTCTCAAGCCCTCCCCTAAGT
This genomic window from Kogia breviceps isolate mKogBre1 chromosome 5, mKogBre1 haplotype 1, whole genome shotgun sequence contains:
- the TNFSF10 gene encoding tumor necrosis factor ligand superfamily member 10 isoform X2 — its product is MALMQAPVGPSPGQTCALILIFTVLLQALCVAVTYVYFTNELKQFAETDCQKLMSGQQRGSGLPP